GACGTCGATCCCGAGCCAGTGACTCGTACGGTGCATGAAATAGGGGCGGTAGAGCTCGCGGTCGAGAATTTCTTCGACGCTCGCCGAAAGGATCTTTTCGTCCCGAAGACCCGTCGAGAGAACGCGCAGCGCCTCCTTGTGGACCTCGTCGAAGGCGATGCCGGGAGCCACCTTGCGGATGGCCGCCTCCTGCGCCGCGAGCACGATGTCGTAGAAGGCACGCTGCCGTCCGACGAAGGCCCTGCCCACCGGGTAGGTCCGCGTCACGTCCGAACAGTAGAACTCGAGTTCCGCGCCTGCGTCGACGAGGAGGAGATCCCCCTCCTCCATCCGCCGGTCGTTCGCCGTGTAGTGGAGCACGGTCGCGTTCGGACCGGAAGCGACGATGGAAGGGTACGCAGGACCCGCGGCACCGCCGCGCCGAAACTCGTACTCGAGAAGGGCCTCGAGTTCGTACTCGTACATGCCGGGACGGCGGGCGCCCATGGCGGCCAGGTGCGCTCTTCCGGTCACCTCGAGCGAGCGGCGAAGCGCGGCGATTTCGTCGGAGCTTTTCCGAAGCCGCATCTCGTGCAGCACCTCTCCCGCATCGCAGAGAATCCGGGGACCCCGCACGCGGCTCGGCGACTGCCACTCCCGGAACCACGAAAAGACGCGCTCGGCCCGCGCAGGGTCGCGGATCCGACCCAGGTAGAGACGCTCTCTCTCCTGGAGGTAGGGACGTGCGGCCTCGGGAAATTCGGCCAGCGGAAAGGCCCGGTCGGCACCGTAGACGGTCATGGCCCCCTCGACTCCGGCACGCGGTCCGACCCAGGTCTCCCGCTCCGCGTCGCGTGGCTCGACGAAGAGCAGGAACTCCTCGCGGGGATGGCCCGGGAGCAAGAGCGCCACCGCGTCCGGCTCGGGAAACCCCGTGAGATAGTAGAAATCGCTGTCCTGCCGGAAACGGTACTCCACGTCGTTCGAACGGATCGAAAGCGGCGCCGCGAACAGCAACGCCGCCGAACCCGGCTCGAGCCGGTCCATGAAAGCACGCCGCCGCCGGGCGAACGTCGCGGCCTCGAACATCGGAAGCCCCGTCAGGCTCGGGACTTCTCGAGCCAGGCGCGCACCAGATCCGTGGGGAAGGGAAAGAGAATCGTCTGGTTCCTTTCCGTACCGATCTGCGACATCGTCTGGAGGAACCGGAGCTGGATCGCCACCCCGCCTTCCATGACCCTGGCGGCCTCCCGGAGACGGCCCGCGGCCTGGTACTCGCCTTCGGCCGCGATGACCTTGGCCCGACGCAGACGCTCGGCCTCCGCCTGCTGGGCAATGGCCCGCCGCATCTCTTCGGGCAGGTCGATGTGCTTCACTTCGACGAGGACGACCTTCACCCCCCACGGTTCGGTGTTCGCGTCGATGATCTCCTGCAGCATGGCGTTGAACTTGTCGCGTTCGGCCAGAAGCTCGTCGAGTTGCGCCTGACCGCAGACGCTGCGCAGCGCCGTCTGCGCGAGTTGCGAGGTCGCGTAGAGGTAGTTCTGCACCTCGACCACGGCCTTTCCCGGATCGACGACCCGGAAGTAGAGCACGGCGCTCACCTTCACGGACACGTTGTCGCGGGTGATCACGTCCTGCGAGGGCACGTCGAGCGTGATGGTCCGGAGATCCATCCGGTACATCTGCTCGACGAAAGGAATCACGTAGATGATCCCGGGGCCACGGGAGCCCACGTACCGTCCGAGCCGGAGCACGACGCCCCGCTCGTACTCGCGGATGATCTTGATGCCGCTCGCGAGCAACACGGCGAGGAAGAGAAGCACGGTCATCGGCGCCACGACCATGCTCCGTAAACTAGCAAACCCGGCTTCCCGAGACCAGACGCGTCAGCGGGAGAAACGACCGAGCCTGAGCTTTTGCATGGCCGCGATCCGGTCGAGGGCCCGCCGGGCTTCGGCTGCGACCTCGGGCGGAGGGTCCCGGTCCAGGGCGTCGAGAAAGTGCTGGTAGGCCGGCGTGGGCATTCCCAGGTCCTCGAGCAGGACGAGCCCCGCACCCAGGTGTGCTTCGGCCAGACCCGGACCCCGGGGATAGTCGCGGAGAAGGCGGCGGTAGAGTGTGAGCGCGGCTCGCGGATGTCCCGCGCGGCGAAGCTCCTCGGCGAAGGCGAGCATCTCTTCGGGCTCGAGGGCCCGGCGGGTCTTTTCGGGATCGAGGGCGAAGTAGATCCGTGCGGCCTCTTCCACCTCCCCGCGCGCGAGGAGGGCACGCACGGCCTCGATCGAGGCTCCCACTTCTCGCGCGACGGGTCGACGGTACTCCGGGGGCGCCGCTCTCCACTCTCGCCGATCGAGAATTCGGGCGGCACCCCAACCGGCCAGAAAACCGCCGATGT
The sequence above is a segment of the Candidatus Binatia bacterium genome. Coding sequences within it:
- the ebs gene encoding membrane protein: MVVAPMTVLLFLAVLLASGIKIIREYERGVVLRLGRYVGSRGPGIIYVIPFVEQMYRMDLRTITLDVPSQDVITRDNVSVKVSAVLYFRVVDPGKAVVEVQNYLYATSQLAQTALRSVCGQAQLDELLAERDKFNAMLQEIIDANTEPWGVKVVLVEVKHIDLPEEMRRAIAQQAEAERLRRAKVIAAEGEYQAAGRLREAARVMEGGVAIQLRFLQTMSQIGTERNQTILFPFPTDLVRAWLEKSRA
- the pepP gene encoding Xaa-Pro aminopeptidase, with the protein product MFEAATFARRRRAFMDRLEPGSAALLFAAPLSIRSNDVEYRFRQDSDFYYLTGFPEPDAVALLLPGHPREEFLLFVEPRDAERETWVGPRAGVEGAMTVYGADRAFPLAEFPEAARPYLQERERLYLGRIRDPARAERVFSWFREWQSPSRVRGPRILCDAGEVLHEMRLRKSSDEIAALRRSLEVTGRAHLAAMGARRPGMYEYELEALLEYEFRRGGAAGPAYPSIVASGPNATVLHYTANDRRMEEGDLLLVDAGAELEFYCSDVTRTYPVGRAFVGRQRAFYDIVLAAQEAAIRKVAPGIAFDEVHKEALRVLSTGLRDEKILSASVEEILDRELYRPYFMHRTSHWLGIDVHDVGRYEVDGKPRKLEPGMVLTVEPGLYFSRERDDVPEDLRGTGIRIEDDVLVTPEGHEVLSAHVPKLPEGVR